The stretch of DNA GACTCGTCGACGTCGATGAGCCCCGCTCGTACGTAGAGCGACTCGGCCGAGATGCGCAGTGCCTTCGCGATCTGCTGGAGGACCTCCGCCGAGGGTCGGCGCACGCCCCGCTCGATCTGGCTGAGGTACGGGTTCGAGACCTCGGACTTCTCCGCCAGCTGTCGCAGGGACATCTGTGCCTGGCGTCGCTGCTCGCGCAGGTAGTCGCCGAGGGTCTCGACGGCTCCTCCCACGTGCAGCTTGGCCATGTCTCCAGTCTGCTTGCAAATGCAAGCATCTGCAAGCAGGGTTGCATGCGAGACGTCTCACACGCCGTCGCCCACGGTCCGGTCAGGTCAGAGGACGGGGCGCACCTCGCCGACGGGACGTCCACCGCCCAGGACGACCGGACGCTCGCGGAGCAGGTCGGCATCGACCCCCGCCAGCTCCAAGGCGCGGTGCAGCACGACGAACAGCGGCCGCTCGCCGCCGTCCTCGATCTTCACCGCGAGAGCGGAACCGTCGGCGAGGCCCGCGACGACGACGCTCTCGGCGCCGGACTTCACGAGCGAGCCCGGCACGGCCCGCGCCAGGGCGAGGTCGGGGCGTCGCGTGCCGCTGACCTGCTCGGGGTGCGCGACCATCGCGTCGGCCACCCGGCGCTCGGCGCTGCCCGGCTCGGCCCTCATGAGCCGGCCGACCCCGCGGGCCAGCCGCTCGAGCGACGTCGCCAGCAGGGGCGCGCCGCAGCCGTCGACGCCGACCACGTCGGGCGGACCGACGAGCTCGGTGAACGTGGCCGTGATGGCCCGCTGCACCGGGTGGTCGGGGTCGAGGTAGTCGTGGGTGGACCAACCGCGCTGGACGCAGGTCAGCAGCATCGCCGCGTGCTTGCCCGAGCAGTCCATCCGGATCGGCAGGCGGCCCTCCCCGGCCCGCAGCACGGCGGCGTGCTCGTGCGGGTCGACCGGGTAGGACGGCGGGGTCTGCAGCGCCGACTCGTCGAGGTCGCCGCGCGCCAGGATCTCGCGGACGCCCTCGAGGTGGAACGGCTCGGCGGAGTGGCTCGCGGCGGCCAGGGCCAGCAGTCGCGGCTCCAGGTCGAGACCCTCCCGCACGAGACCAGCGGCCTGGAACGGTTTGTTCGTCGACCGGGGGAACACGACGGTGCCGGGGTCGCCGATCGACCACACGGTCTGCCCGTCCGGGTCGAC from Aeromicrobium erythreum encodes:
- a CDS encoding helix-turn-helix domain-containing protein, with translation MAKLHVGGAVETLGDYLREQRRQAQMSLRQLAEKSEVSNPYLSQIERGVRRPSAEVLQQIAKALRISAESLYVRAGLIDVDESGARMVEDAIALDPRLTERQKTALLDIYRSFVGADVATDETLAETVTEANSDTSSEETPP
- a CDS encoding asparaginase: MDVVAEVVRSGLVESRHRGMAVRVDPDGQTVWSIGDPGTVVFPRSTNKPFQAAGLVREGLDLEPRLLALAAASHSAEPFHLEGVREILARGDLDESALQTPPSYPVDPHEHAAVLRAGEGRLPIRMDCSGKHAAMLLTCVQRGWSTHDYLDPDHPVQRAITATFTELVGPPDVVGVDGCGAPLLATSLERLARGVGRLMRAEPGSAERRVADAMVAHPEQVSGTRRPDLALARAVPGSLVKSGAESVVVAGLADGSALAVKIEDGGERPLFVVLHRALELAGVDADLLRERPVVLGGGRPVGEVRPVL